From a region of the Malania oleifera isolate guangnan ecotype guangnan chromosome 12, ASM2987363v1, whole genome shotgun sequence genome:
- the LOC131144239 gene encoding pentatricopeptide repeat-containing protein At3g14730-like isoform X2: MLINGFLRSPLSVTSLINMYAKCSQMIYALLVFECLASDSNVYTWNAIIAGFITNDLAQDAFQYYRKMRHVGVSPDKFTFPSTIKASCDLLEIKKIHGELFKFGLEFDPFIGSALVNSYLKFGFMDDAHTLFEELPIRDVVLWNVMMHGYVQIGQFDMALMVFRQASEEGIVPSKFTVTGILSVFAVTGDLKNGRAVHGFIMKMGYDSGVAVSNALVDMYGKCKCVADAQKIFEIMLEKDIFSWNSIISVYEQSGDHDGTLRIFDQMLDAGIRPDLVTITAVLPACSHLAALRHGREIHGYMIVNGLGKDVESKSIDDVFVNNAVMDMYAKCGSLRDAHLVFDKMINKDVVSWNIMILSYAMHGDGGKALDMFSSMCKEQLKPDEVTFVGILSACSHAGFVCEGREFLRQMKSKYGVVPQIEHYTCVIDMLGRAGQLEEAYELVLTMPIEGNPVVWRAFLAACRLHKNAALAEVAAQRVFELDPEHCGTYVLMSNVYGEVGRYEEVLGMRHTMKQQNLRKTPGCSWIELESGLHVFVTADKTHPEALLIYAGLSSLTARLREHGYVPNV; this comes from the coding sequence ATGCTTATCAATGGCTTCCTCAGATCCCCATTATCCGTCACCAGCTTAATCAACATGTACGCTAAGTGTAGCCAAATGATTTATGCCCTTTTGGTCTTTGAATGTTTGGCCTCGGATTCAAATGTTTATACTTGGAATGCAATCATTGCTGGTTTCATTACCAATGATCTAGCCCAAGATGCGTTTCAGTACTATAGAAAAATGCGACATGTGGGAGTTTCGCCTGATAAATTTACATTTCCATCTACAATTAAAGCTTCTTGTGATCTTTTGGAGATAAAGAAGATCCATGGGGAGTTATTCAAATTTGGGTTGGAGTTTGATCCGTTTATTGGTAGTGCTTTGGTGAACTCTTATTTAAAATTTGGTTTTATGGATGATGCTCATACCTTGTTTGAAGAATTGCCGATAAGGGATGTTGTGCTTTGGAATGTAATGATGCATGGCTATGTGCAGATTGGGCAGTTTGATATGGCTTTGATGGTTTTCAGACAAGCGAGTGAAGAAGGGATTGTTCCCAGTAAATTCACTGTTACTGGGATCTTATCAGTTTTTGCTGTGACAGGGGACCTTAAAAATGGGAGAGCAGTTCATGGGTTTATAATGAAAATGGGGTATGATTCAGGAGTTGCAGTTTCAAATGCTTTGGTTGATATGTATGGAAAGTGCAAATGTGTTGCTGATGCacagaaaatttttgaaatcatgcTTGAAAAGGATATATTTTCTTGGAACTCAATTATATCTGTTTATGAACAGTCTGGTGATCATGATGGAACTCTACGGATTTTTGATCAAATGTTAGATGCTGGGATTCGGCCTGATTTGGTCACAATAACAGCGGTCCTTCCTGCCTGCTCCCATCTGGCAGCATTGAGGCATGGTAGAGAGATTCATGGTTACATGATTGTCAATGGGTTGGGGAAGGATGTTGAGAGTAAAAGCATTGATGATGTGTTTGTGAACAATGCCGTTATGGACATGTATGCAAAATGCGGTAGCTTGAGGGATGCTCACTTGGTTTTTGATAAGATGATTAATAAGGATGTGGTATCATGGAACATTATGATCCTGAGTTATGCCATGCATGGGGATGGCGGTAAGGCATTAGATATGTTCTCTAGCATGTGTAAGGAGCAATTGAAGCCTGATGAGGTCACATTTGTTGGGATTCTGTCAGCGTGCAGCCATGCAGGATTTGTGTGTGAAGGTCGTGAGTTCCTGAGACAAATGAAGTCAAAATATGGTGTGGTTCCACAAATTGAACATTATACATGTGTGATTGACATGCTTGGCCGGGCTGGGCAGCTTGAGGAGGCTTATGAGCTGGTATTAACAATGCCAATTGAAGGCAACCCAGTAGTATGGAGGGCTTTCCTAGCAGCATGTCGGCTCCACAAGAATGCTGCTTTGGCTGAGGTTGCTGCACAAAGGGTATTTGAACTCGATCCAGAGCATTGTGGGACTTATGTGCTAATGTCAAATGTTTATGGAGAAGTTGGTCGATATGAAGAGGTATTAGGGATGAGGCATACAATGAAACAACAAAATTTGAGGAAAACACCAGGGTGTAGCTGGATTGAGCTCGAAAGTGGTTTGCACGTTTTTGTTACTGCTGATAAGACACATCCTGAAGCATTGCTTATTTATGCAGGATTGAGCTCATTAACTGCTCGTCTGCGTGAGCATGGATATGTGCCTAATGTATAG
- the LOC131144239 gene encoding pentatricopeptide repeat-containing protein At3g14730-like isoform X1, with protein sequence MSRWFSGLPIKKTPLFPLNFSYSSFSFHSFQSTGKLPTCIASLKACAHHQNLTKGREVHAWMLINGFLRSPLSVTSLINMYAKCSQMIYALLVFECLASDSNVYTWNAIIAGFITNDLAQDAFQYYRKMRHVGVSPDKFTFPSTIKASCDLLEIKKIHGELFKFGLEFDPFIGSALVNSYLKFGFMDDAHTLFEELPIRDVVLWNVMMHGYVQIGQFDMALMVFRQASEEGIVPSKFTVTGILSVFAVTGDLKNGRAVHGFIMKMGYDSGVAVSNALVDMYGKCKCVADAQKIFEIMLEKDIFSWNSIISVYEQSGDHDGTLRIFDQMLDAGIRPDLVTITAVLPACSHLAALRHGREIHGYMIVNGLGKDVESKSIDDVFVNNAVMDMYAKCGSLRDAHLVFDKMINKDVVSWNIMILSYAMHGDGGKALDMFSSMCKEQLKPDEVTFVGILSACSHAGFVCEGREFLRQMKSKYGVVPQIEHYTCVIDMLGRAGQLEEAYELVLTMPIEGNPVVWRAFLAACRLHKNAALAEVAAQRVFELDPEHCGTYVLMSNVYGEVGRYEEVLGMRHTMKQQNLRKTPGCSWIELESGLHVFVTADKTHPEALLIYAGLSSLTARLREHGYVPNV encoded by the coding sequence ATGAGCAGATGGTTCTCTGGGCTACCAATCAAGAAAACTCCTCTTTTTCCCCTCAACTTCTCTTATTCTTCTTTCTCATTCCACTCTTTTCAGTCTACTGGCAAGCTTCCCACTTGCATCGCGTCCTTGAAAGCTTGTGCCCATCACCAGAACCTCACCAAAGGCAGAGAAGTCCACGCATGGATGCTTATCAATGGCTTCCTCAGATCCCCATTATCCGTCACCAGCTTAATCAACATGTACGCTAAGTGTAGCCAAATGATTTATGCCCTTTTGGTCTTTGAATGTTTGGCCTCGGATTCAAATGTTTATACTTGGAATGCAATCATTGCTGGTTTCATTACCAATGATCTAGCCCAAGATGCGTTTCAGTACTATAGAAAAATGCGACATGTGGGAGTTTCGCCTGATAAATTTACATTTCCATCTACAATTAAAGCTTCTTGTGATCTTTTGGAGATAAAGAAGATCCATGGGGAGTTATTCAAATTTGGGTTGGAGTTTGATCCGTTTATTGGTAGTGCTTTGGTGAACTCTTATTTAAAATTTGGTTTTATGGATGATGCTCATACCTTGTTTGAAGAATTGCCGATAAGGGATGTTGTGCTTTGGAATGTAATGATGCATGGCTATGTGCAGATTGGGCAGTTTGATATGGCTTTGATGGTTTTCAGACAAGCGAGTGAAGAAGGGATTGTTCCCAGTAAATTCACTGTTACTGGGATCTTATCAGTTTTTGCTGTGACAGGGGACCTTAAAAATGGGAGAGCAGTTCATGGGTTTATAATGAAAATGGGGTATGATTCAGGAGTTGCAGTTTCAAATGCTTTGGTTGATATGTATGGAAAGTGCAAATGTGTTGCTGATGCacagaaaatttttgaaatcatgcTTGAAAAGGATATATTTTCTTGGAACTCAATTATATCTGTTTATGAACAGTCTGGTGATCATGATGGAACTCTACGGATTTTTGATCAAATGTTAGATGCTGGGATTCGGCCTGATTTGGTCACAATAACAGCGGTCCTTCCTGCCTGCTCCCATCTGGCAGCATTGAGGCATGGTAGAGAGATTCATGGTTACATGATTGTCAATGGGTTGGGGAAGGATGTTGAGAGTAAAAGCATTGATGATGTGTTTGTGAACAATGCCGTTATGGACATGTATGCAAAATGCGGTAGCTTGAGGGATGCTCACTTGGTTTTTGATAAGATGATTAATAAGGATGTGGTATCATGGAACATTATGATCCTGAGTTATGCCATGCATGGGGATGGCGGTAAGGCATTAGATATGTTCTCTAGCATGTGTAAGGAGCAATTGAAGCCTGATGAGGTCACATTTGTTGGGATTCTGTCAGCGTGCAGCCATGCAGGATTTGTGTGTGAAGGTCGTGAGTTCCTGAGACAAATGAAGTCAAAATATGGTGTGGTTCCACAAATTGAACATTATACATGTGTGATTGACATGCTTGGCCGGGCTGGGCAGCTTGAGGAGGCTTATGAGCTGGTATTAACAATGCCAATTGAAGGCAACCCAGTAGTATGGAGGGCTTTCCTAGCAGCATGTCGGCTCCACAAGAATGCTGCTTTGGCTGAGGTTGCTGCACAAAGGGTATTTGAACTCGATCCAGAGCATTGTGGGACTTATGTGCTAATGTCAAATGTTTATGGAGAAGTTGGTCGATATGAAGAGGTATTAGGGATGAGGCATACAATGAAACAACAAAATTTGAGGAAAACACCAGGGTGTAGCTGGATTGAGCTCGAAAGTGGTTTGCACGTTTTTGTTACTGCTGATAAGACACATCCTGAAGCATTGCTTATTTATGCAGGATTGAGCTCATTAACTGCTCGTCTGCGTGAGCATGGATATGTGCCTAATGTATAG